A portion of the uncultured Draconibacterium sp. genome contains these proteins:
- a CDS encoding MazG nucleotide pyrophosphohydrolase domain-containing protein encodes MPILKDQPQLTDFQKYVSELEQERGFATQTTIDKCLLLGEEVGELFKAVRKSEGLLVDSNSDFSEIADELADIFIYLCAIANRQGIDLEEAFRSKEEKNKQRKWVRV; translated from the coding sequence ATGCCCATATTAAAAGATCAACCACAACTTACCGATTTTCAAAAATACGTTTCAGAATTAGAACAGGAGCGAGGATTTGCCACACAAACAACCATCGACAAGTGCCTGTTATTGGGCGAAGAAGTAGGCGAACTGTTCAAAGCAGTACGTAAATCAGAAGGATTGCTCGTGGATTCAAATTCCGACTTTTCCGAAATTGCAGATGAGTTGGCAGATATTTTTATCTATCTGTGCGCCATTGCCAACCGACAAGGAATTGATCTGGAAGAAGCTTTTCGCAGTAAAGAAGAAAAGAACAAACAACGAAAATGGGTTCGTGTTTGA
- a CDS encoding HAD family phosphatase — MKADLSNIKNIIFDLGRVLLNLDFDASIKAFKKLGSDGEVLDHKNAYADPIFYNLEVGKITPAEFRSGVRKLLQKDKLTDQQIDEAWYAMILDIPAHRVKKVQELSKKYKVYLFSNTNQIHIDRLLAEFKEEHGIDFPSLFTRAYYSHEIHNRKPEVSSYEKVIELSGVNPEETLFIDDLEKNIDAAQKAGLKTFWLKNGMEMTELF, encoded by the coding sequence ATGAAAGCAGACCTTTCGAACATAAAAAATATCATTTTTGATTTGGGACGTGTGCTGTTAAATCTGGATTTTGATGCGTCGATAAAAGCGTTTAAAAAGCTTGGCAGCGATGGTGAAGTTTTAGACCACAAAAATGCGTATGCCGACCCGATTTTCTACAACCTTGAAGTTGGAAAAATTACACCTGCCGAATTTAGAAGCGGGGTAAGAAAACTACTGCAAAAAGACAAACTTACCGACCAACAAATTGACGAGGCATGGTATGCCATGATTCTTGATATTCCGGCTCACCGAGTGAAAAAGGTACAGGAACTCAGCAAAAAATACAAGGTTTATTTATTTAGCAATACCAATCAAATTCATATCGATAGGCTGCTTGCTGAATTTAAGGAGGAACACGGCATTGATTTCCCGTCGCTTTTTACAAGGGCTTATTATTCGCACGAAATTCACAATCGTAAACCGGAAGTAAGCTCGTATGAAAAAGTGATCGAATTGTCGGGTGTAAATCCCGAAGAAACGCTATTTATCGACGATTTGGAAAAGAATATTGACGCCGCGCAAAAAGCCGGATTAAAAACTTTCTGGTTAAAAAACGGTATGGAAATGACGGAATTATTTTAA
- a CDS encoding SDR family oxidoreductase, which translates to MSEHKTAVVTGAGKGIGKAIATGLAQLDYQTILVGRNKQNLEQVAQEIGSNAKVLQLDITDKLAVNEAIAKIVAENGSIDILVNNAGIHFSGSVDIGDDEFEKMLQTNLTAQYGVLKEVVPVMKAQKSGYIFNVASRAGKVGFAGGGAYSASKFALVGLSESLYRELNPLGIKVTALCPGWVNTEMAVDAGTPLESEQMIQPEDLFKTIEWLLQLSPGACVKEVILESPNSIS; encoded by the coding sequence ATGAGTGAACATAAAACTGCTGTTGTAACAGGAGCAGGAAAAGGAATTGGAAAGGCCATTGCTACAGGACTGGCGCAGTTGGACTATCAAACCATTTTGGTGGGGCGAAACAAGCAAAACCTTGAACAAGTAGCGCAAGAGATTGGGAGTAATGCAAAGGTATTGCAGCTTGACATTACCGATAAACTGGCCGTAAATGAAGCCATTGCAAAAATCGTTGCAGAAAATGGAAGTATCGATATTCTGGTGAATAATGCCGGTATTCATTTTAGTGGATCTGTGGATATTGGAGATGATGAATTTGAGAAAATGCTGCAGACTAATCTTACGGCTCAGTATGGTGTGTTGAAAGAAGTTGTCCCGGTAATGAAAGCACAAAAATCCGGTTACATCTTTAATGTGGCATCGCGTGCGGGGAAAGTTGGTTTTGCAGGTGGCGGAGCGTACAGCGCCTCAAAATTTGCTTTGGTTGGTTTAAGCGAATCGCTGTATCGTGAGTTGAATCCGTTGGGAATAAAAGTAACTGCTTTGTGCCCGGGTTGGGTAAATACCGAAATGGCAGTCGATGCTGGAACACCTTTGGAAAGTGAGCAAATGATTCAGCCCGAAGACCTCTTCAAAACCATCGAATGGTTGTTGCAGCTTTCGCCCGGAGCCTGTGTAAAAGAAGTAATTTTAGAATCACCAAACAGTATAAGTTAA
- the mtnP gene encoding S-methyl-5'-thioadenosine phosphorylase produces the protein MKKIAIIGGSGLEDPAILKDVNEINVETPYGAPSSSFKCGKIRGVDVVILSRHGRDHSIPPSAVNNRANIWAIKELGCTHILATTACGSLRLEIGRGELVILDQFIDFTRFRKNSFVEEFKDGQLNHPAMSDPFNWKLRHALIENAEEMDLGFHKTGTVITIEGPRFSTRAESNMFRAWGADVINMSTAPECALANELEIPYAAVAMSTDYDCWNVDETPVTWEEVLRVFNENVKHVIALLENTIEVLKN, from the coding sequence ATGAAAAAAATTGCAATAATCGGAGGTTCCGGGTTAGAAGATCCTGCAATACTAAAAGATGTAAACGAAATAAATGTGGAAACACCGTATGGTGCGCCTTCTTCATCGTTTAAATGTGGAAAAATTAGAGGAGTAGATGTGGTGATATTGTCGAGGCATGGGCGCGATCATTCCATCCCGCCCTCGGCAGTGAATAACCGCGCAAATATTTGGGCAATAAAAGAGTTAGGGTGTACACACATTTTGGCAACAACTGCATGCGGAAGTCTCCGTTTGGAGATTGGGCGTGGAGAGCTGGTAATACTCGATCAGTTTATTGATTTTACCCGATTCCGGAAAAATAGCTTTGTGGAAGAATTTAAAGACGGTCAGTTAAACCATCCTGCAATGTCAGATCCGTTTAACTGGAAATTGCGTCATGCTTTGATTGAAAATGCAGAAGAAATGGATTTGGGCTTTCATAAAACCGGAACTGTGATAACAATTGAAGGACCACGTTTTTCGACACGTGCCGAGTCGAATATGTTTCGTGCCTGGGGTGCCGATGTAATTAATATGTCAACAGCACCCGAGTGTGCCCTTGCCAACGAGCTGGAAATTCCTTATGCAGCAGTTGCAATGAGCACAGATTATGATTGTTGGAATGTAGATGAAACGCCTGTAACATGGGAAGAGGTGTTGAGAGTTTTTAACGAAAACGTTAAGCATGTAATTGCCCTTTTGGAAAATACTATTGAAGTGCTTAAAAATTAG
- a CDS encoding ATP-dependent 6-phosphofructokinase — protein sequence MAEEFYVERLGKCTVKSPLNLSTVEGDGIFDFIRDDERILYYNTVSKVKEQLAKGEEPLSFERAGPREHLYFEPAKTRVAIVTCGGLCPGLNNVIRGIVNNLWERYGVKKIYGIKYGYSGFIPEYNFPYIELDPDVVDDIHKAGGTMLGSSRGVQPVETIVDTLERLNINILFTIGGDGTQRGAHAIAEEIKKRDLKISIAGIPKTIDNDINMIERSFGFETAFSIALTVIQNAHYEAKGVYNGIAVIKLMGRDSGFIAANAALACPDVNFVLIPEMNFDLDGEKGFLTVLKKRLEEKQHAVIVVAEGAGQFFFGKDNKNTVENKVYEDIGLYIRDKISEELAASDIPFSLKYIDPSYILRSTPANANDSKFCFQLAQNAVHAAMAGRTDFVVGYWQGAFTVLPIPLATKERKKVNLEGNLWGSVIEATGQPVCMQNNCP from the coding sequence ATGGCTGAAGAATTTTATGTTGAGAGACTAGGAAAATGCACCGTTAAATCGCCGCTAAATCTCTCAACGGTTGAAGGAGATGGGATTTTTGATTTTATTCGCGATGACGAACGCATTCTTTATTATAACACCGTTTCGAAAGTAAAAGAACAACTGGCAAAAGGCGAAGAACCGCTATCGTTTGAGCGGGCCGGCCCCCGGGAACACCTGTATTTTGAGCCAGCTAAAACGCGCGTTGCAATTGTTACTTGTGGCGGGTTGTGTCCCGGTTTGAACAATGTAATACGTGGTATTGTAAATAACCTCTGGGAACGTTATGGGGTAAAGAAAATTTACGGAATTAAATACGGCTACTCCGGTTTTATTCCCGAATACAATTTCCCTTATATCGAGCTTGATCCGGATGTGGTTGACGATATCCACAAAGCAGGTGGAACAATGCTTGGTTCGTCGCGTGGTGTACAACCGGTTGAAACGATTGTTGACACGCTCGAGCGCCTGAATATTAATATACTTTTTACCATTGGAGGTGATGGCACCCAGCGTGGAGCACATGCCATTGCCGAGGAAATTAAGAAACGTGATCTGAAAATTTCAATTGCGGGTATTCCCAAAACTATTGACAACGACATTAACATGATCGAGCGTTCGTTTGGTTTCGAAACAGCTTTTTCAATCGCATTGACCGTAATTCAGAATGCGCACTACGAAGCAAAAGGCGTATACAATGGCATAGCGGTTATAAAACTTATGGGACGCGATTCAGGCTTTATTGCAGCCAACGCTGCCCTGGCTTGCCCCGATGTTAATTTTGTGCTGATCCCCGAAATGAATTTCGATCTTGATGGAGAAAAGGGCTTTCTTACTGTGCTGAAAAAAAGACTGGAGGAAAAGCAACATGCAGTGATTGTCGTTGCGGAAGGTGCTGGTCAGTTCTTTTTCGGGAAAGACAACAAAAACACGGTGGAGAATAAAGTTTACGAAGATATCGGTTTGTATATTCGTGATAAAATCAGTGAGGAATTAGCAGCTTCCGACATCCCATTTTCGTTAAAATACATTGACCCGAGTTATATTTTACGCAGCACACCGGCCAATGCAAACGACAGCAAATTTTGTTTTCAGCTGGCACAAAATGCAGTGCATGCCGCCATGGCCGGAAGAACGGATTTTGTAGTGGGTTACTGGCAGGGAGCCTTCACTGTGTTACCTATTCCGCTGGCTACAAAAGAGCGCAAAAAAGTGAATCTCGAAGGTAACTTGTGGGGAAGTGTAATAGAGGCTACAGGGCAACCTGTTTGCATGCAAAACAACTGCCCATAA
- a CDS encoding response regulator transcription factor, with product MSKAQHIFLVEDDLSFGAVLKSYLELNEFEVTWVDDGKYAVDKFKAGSFQICILDVMLPNIDGFTIGTEIRKLDADIPMVFLTAKTLKEDILKGYNVGADDYITKPFDTEVLLCKIQAIIKRQSTQPVSDEFLFSIGSYEFDSKLRSISRDGEKQKLSPKEADLLKLLCQNKNELLSRETALRKIWGEDGYFTARSMDVFITKLRKYLKDDPNIEIKNIHGSGFLLEVNS from the coding sequence ATGAGCAAAGCGCAACACATATTTCTGGTGGAAGACGACCTGAGTTTTGGGGCGGTTTTAAAATCGTACCTCGAATTGAACGAGTTTGAAGTTACCTGGGTTGACGATGGGAAATATGCGGTGGATAAATTTAAAGCCGGATCGTTCCAAATCTGCATCTTAGATGTGATGTTACCAAATATTGATGGATTTACCATTGGTACGGAAATACGGAAATTGGATGCCGACATCCCGATGGTTTTTCTTACTGCGAAGACGTTGAAAGAAGATATTCTGAAAGGCTACAATGTTGGCGCCGACGATTATATTACCAAACCTTTCGACACCGAAGTGTTGTTGTGTAAAATTCAGGCAATCATAAAACGGCAGTCAACGCAGCCGGTAAGTGATGAGTTTCTATTTTCAATCGGGTCTTATGAATTTGACTCAAAGTTACGCTCCATCTCCCGCGACGGCGAAAAGCAAAAGCTCTCGCCAAAAGAAGCCGATTTGTTGAAACTACTCTGCCAGAATAAAAACGAACTGCTTTCGCGCGAAACGGCATTGCGCAAAATTTGGGGAGAAGACGGTTATTTTACCGCCCGCAGCATGGACGTTTTTATTACCAAACTGCGCAAATACCTGAAAGATGATCCGAACATCGAGATCAAGAATATTCATGGCAGCGGATTCCTTTTGGAGGTTAATTCCTGA
- the mtnA gene encoding S-methyl-5-thioribose-1-phosphate isomerase, giving the protein MKIQGKHYHTIWVDADDPTIIQVIDQRKLPFVFETFAMRTANDAFFAIKEMVVRGAPLIGVTAAYGMYLALLQMKSKNWEEDLNRVAEYLKSSRPTAVNLAFAVDEMLAFILAHKNDAELHEKALAQAGELKLQEIDFGDKIGKYGLEIIEEIYEKKGSTVNILTHCNAGWLACIDWGTATAPIYKAHLKGIPVHVWVDETRPRNQGARLTAYELGEQGVPHTVIPDNAGGHLMQHQMVDMVIVGSDRTTVTGDVANKIGTYLKALAARDNNVPFYVALPSSTFDWEMHDGVKEIPIEQRTADEVAEIEGWHDEQIKSVCLIPEKSTVANYGFDVTPARLVSGLISERGICKADKESILKLYPEKINS; this is encoded by the coding sequence ATGAAAATTCAGGGAAAACATTATCATACTATTTGGGTTGACGCTGACGACCCGACAATTATTCAGGTAATCGATCAGCGGAAACTGCCGTTTGTCTTCGAAACTTTTGCAATGCGTACCGCCAACGATGCCTTTTTTGCTATTAAAGAAATGGTGGTTCGTGGTGCACCACTAATTGGTGTTACTGCGGCTTATGGCATGTATCTGGCACTTCTGCAAATGAAAAGTAAAAATTGGGAGGAAGATTTGAACCGGGTGGCGGAGTATTTAAAATCATCGCGGCCAACGGCTGTAAACCTGGCTTTTGCAGTAGATGAAATGCTGGCTTTTATTTTGGCGCATAAAAATGACGCAGAATTGCATGAAAAAGCATTGGCACAAGCTGGTGAACTAAAACTGCAGGAAATTGATTTTGGCGATAAAATAGGAAAGTACGGGCTGGAAATTATCGAGGAAATTTATGAAAAGAAGGGGAGCACGGTGAATATTCTAACCCACTGCAATGCCGGCTGGTTAGCCTGTATTGACTGGGGAACAGCAACTGCGCCCATTTATAAAGCTCATTTAAAAGGCATTCCGGTGCATGTTTGGGTGGATGAAACACGTCCGCGAAACCAGGGAGCCCGATTAACTGCCTACGAACTGGGAGAACAAGGAGTACCGCACACTGTAATTCCCGACAATGCCGGTGGTCATTTAATGCAACACCAAATGGTTGATATGGTAATTGTTGGCAGCGACCGAACAACCGTTACCGGCGATGTGGCTAACAAAATAGGAACTTACCTGAAAGCGCTCGCCGCTCGCGATAATAATGTGCCATTTTATGTGGCGTTGCCATCGAGTACATTCGATTGGGAAATGCACGATGGGGTAAAGGAAATCCCCATTGAACAGCGAACAGCCGATGAAGTGGCGGAAATTGAAGGTTGGCACGATGAGCAGATAAAATCGGTGTGTTTAATTCCAGAGAAAAGTACGGTTGCCAATTATGGTTTCGATGTTACACCGGCGCGTTTGGTAAGCGGACTTATATCGGAGCGCGGCATTTGCAAGGCAGATAAAGAGAGTATTTTAAAATTATATCCCGAGAAAATAAACAGTTAG
- a CDS encoding peptidylprolyl isomerase → MAKRFLYILLALFILGGCGNKQTKQAEQHAETKEETGGNEVETDIWNQMMSSIAKIDSYDGDRILESGQGFFVSEDLLVTKYSLVNQATNVKVQPFDEGKKYTARSFVAFDRINDLIILKVDSISRVPIELQQDTLPNFAKSFYVAPKTGKTLQLFTGKVLNLANIRGTRLFRITNKIRASQFGAPIFVSTGKAIGVAYSATVNFETQSFAIPSEFIAAMLRKKYEAPEPLEMLKNTSNEKIAAENRKIKGLVLETDYGNITIKLFNETPEYRDNFIRLAKEHYFDSLLIHRVIKDFGIQSGAADTRYAAPGANVGWKGPGYTIPAHIVPGLYHKRGMIGSPRKPDTENQRRRSDGSQFYIVSGRKYFDKGLDELEETNNYKFTAEQRNAYKTVGGAPHLDGTYTVFGQVTSGMDVVDKIVQVETDRRWRPIEDIRIKRVRILP, encoded by the coding sequence ATGGCGAAACGGTTTCTGTACATATTACTGGCTTTGTTTATTCTGGGTGGCTGCGGGAATAAGCAAACTAAACAAGCCGAACAACATGCTGAAACAAAAGAAGAAACTGGCGGTAACGAAGTGGAGACCGATATCTGGAACCAAATGATGTCCTCCATTGCAAAAATCGATTCGTATGACGGAGATCGGATTTTAGAGTCGGGACAGGGATTTTTTGTTAGCGAAGACCTGTTGGTTACCAAATATTCGCTAGTCAACCAAGCCACCAATGTTAAGGTGCAGCCGTTCGATGAGGGAAAAAAGTACACCGCACGCAGCTTTGTGGCTTTTGATCGTATAAACGATCTGATAATTTTGAAAGTGGACAGCATTAGCCGCGTGCCTATTGAATTACAACAAGACACTTTACCCAATTTTGCCAAATCATTTTATGTGGCACCAAAAACAGGAAAAACCCTGCAACTTTTTACGGGGAAAGTGTTAAATCTAGCCAATATCAGAGGAACAAGGTTGTTTCGCATTACCAACAAAATTCGGGCATCGCAGTTTGGCGCGCCAATTTTTGTGTCAACCGGAAAAGCGATTGGTGTTGCTTATTCCGCAACGGTTAATTTTGAAACACAGAGTTTTGCCATCCCGTCGGAATTTATTGCAGCTATGCTTCGAAAGAAATACGAAGCACCCGAGCCTTTGGAGATGCTTAAAAATACATCGAACGAAAAAATTGCTGCTGAAAATCGAAAAATAAAAGGGCTTGTTTTAGAAACGGATTACGGTAACATTACCATAAAACTTTTTAACGAAACACCCGAGTATCGCGATAATTTTATTCGCCTGGCAAAAGAGCATTATTTTGATAGTTTGCTTATTCACCGAGTAATAAAAGATTTTGGAATACAAAGTGGCGCAGCCGATACCCGTTATGCAGCTCCCGGAGCAAATGTGGGATGGAAAGGGCCGGGGTACACCATTCCGGCGCATATTGTTCCTGGTTTGTACCATAAGCGCGGAATGATCGGATCGCCGCGAAAACCAGACACTGAAAATCAGCGCCGCCGTTCTGATGGATCGCAGTTTTACATTGTTTCGGGACGCAAATATTTTGATAAAGGACTGGACGAACTTGAGGAAACCAATAATTATAAATTTACTGCCGAACAGCGAAACGCCTACAAAACAGTTGGCGGAGCTCCTCATCTGGATGGAACTTACACTGTTTTTGGGCAGGTAACTTCCGGTATGGATGTAGTGGATAAAATTGTGCAGGTTGAAACCGACCGGCGCTGGCGACCAATAGAAGATATTCGCATAAAACGGGTGCGCATCTTACCCTAA
- a CDS encoding TolC family protein yields MNKIVTLLLILTAGLFAQAQQPLTLTDAITKALENNYDIVIAKENQRIAEIENNWGTAGRYPYINLSLSDNNSVRVVDGDNTTSIGLSGGASVNWTIFDGFSVSITKTRLEELENLSKNNTAVMVEGTIQSVILAYYDVLLQKEILATYNEVMALSQDRYERTEQQKEYGSAVTYDVLQAQNAYLADRASYLLQEVAYKNSKRNLAYLMAETEAVDYEYTDDFEAITEDYTLANLRAQMIENNKSLQNQYINQRLLDNAIASAKSSFSPSLGFTGGVTGSRAGTKVGDMDMDWANSANFYGNLTLSWNLFSGGNRKRALQIAEIDSDIAEIQLTDMQHDLDNSLANLFEFYQVRKELLVVADENLAAAQLNLQISRDKFEAGAINSFNFRDVQEIYLRAAQGKLEAIYNFINAQTSLLRLTGVIVQEYE; encoded by the coding sequence ATGAATAAGATAGTAACACTATTACTGATATTGACTGCGGGCCTGTTTGCACAGGCCCAGCAGCCACTTACATTAACCGATGCCATTACCAAGGCACTGGAAAACAACTACGACATTGTTATTGCAAAAGAAAACCAACGAATTGCAGAAATTGAAAACAATTGGGGAACGGCCGGCCGCTACCCATACATCAATCTCTCGTTGAGCGACAACAATTCAGTACGTGTAGTTGATGGCGACAATACAACCTCAATTGGGTTATCGGGCGGTGCATCGGTAAACTGGACCATTTTTGATGGCTTCTCTGTGAGTATTACCAAGACTCGTTTGGAGGAGTTGGAGAACCTGTCGAAAAACAATACGGCAGTTATGGTTGAAGGCACTATTCAATCGGTAATTCTTGCCTATTACGATGTTTTGTTGCAGAAAGAAATTCTGGCAACTTACAACGAAGTAATGGCTCTTTCGCAAGACCGTTATGAAAGAACTGAGCAACAAAAAGAATACGGTTCAGCAGTAACTTACGATGTATTGCAGGCCCAAAATGCCTACCTGGCCGACAGGGCAAGCTATCTGTTGCAGGAAGTAGCCTACAAAAATTCGAAACGAAACCTGGCTTATTTAATGGCAGAAACAGAAGCTGTAGATTACGAATACACCGATGATTTTGAAGCCATTACAGAGGATTATACGTTAGCAAATCTCAGGGCGCAAATGATTGAAAACAACAAGAGTTTGCAAAACCAGTACATCAATCAGCGCTTGCTCGACAATGCAATTGCTTCGGCAAAAAGTTCGTTTTCGCCATCCTTAGGATTTACAGGAGGAGTGACAGGATCACGTGCCGGGACAAAAGTTGGCGACATGGACATGGATTGGGCAAACTCAGCCAATTTTTACGGTAATCTCACACTCAGCTGGAATTTATTTAGTGGCGGAAACCGGAAGCGGGCATTGCAAATTGCAGAGATAGACAGCGACATTGCCGAAATTCAGTTAACAGACATGCAACACGATTTGGACAATAGTTTGGCAAACCTGTTTGAGTTTTACCAGGTACGCAAAGAGTTGCTTGTTGTTGCCGACGAAAACCTGGCAGCAGCGCAGTTAAACCTGCAAATTTCGCGCGACAAATTTGAAGCGGGCGCCATTAACTCGTTCAACTTCCGCGATGTACAGGAAATTTACCTTCGTGCCGCCCAAGGAAAACTGGAGGCGATTTACAATTTTATCAATGCACAAACTTCATTATTACGCCTAACCGGTGTAATTGTGCAGGAATACGAATAA
- a CDS encoding HAMP domain-containing sensor histidine kinase translates to MNKKLFTGLIILMGVSILGIIAVQLVWMNNAIRVKNEMFERGVNQALQQTVSRLEDLHNLGVVNEMVFAGDSADLLQDFDFDVEFDTDSDDELNWNVSTGQARVFRQRTDSTQKPVKIIREFAPDNDEVRIEIHIDNDSDSRRVQSYTYNLSTSTTGKNHVVIAGDSPDPGSIVFVKSDTIIRSADSLYTISTVRIDSLLTDLDTFKILAPDISKRVKLKATSLKRMANKVVTEVASWDIRQLDEKLIYDVLKKELDENNIPLDFEYGIFRGDELSFPKPVTDSLEVANTAFQAQLYPNDIFQKDIKLAVVFPGRDSFIYRSLNWLLIASFFFSVFILVTFALSIFYIIRQKKISEMKSDFINNMTHEFKTPIATISVATDSITNQKVLGDPERIKYFAGMIKKENTRMNRQVEDILTIARLDKKDFEFHWETIDVHDLISDAVQGIRLQVEKRGGTIELDLKAINSMVTTDRIHCTNVVYNLIDNANKYSGDTPEIIVSTVNQQKGVVVSVTDKGIGMSKAVQAKIFERFYRQTSGNIHNVKGFGLGLSYVKAVLEANRGNISVSSEPGKGSKFDVFLPFVRE, encoded by the coding sequence ATGAACAAGAAGCTTTTTACCGGATTAATCATTTTAATGGGTGTCTCCATTTTGGGGATCATTGCCGTTCAGCTGGTGTGGATGAACAACGCGATCAGGGTAAAAAACGAGATGTTCGAACGTGGCGTTAACCAGGCGCTGCAGCAAACGGTAAGTCGTTTAGAAGATCTGCACAACCTGGGCGTGGTAAACGAAATGGTTTTTGCCGGCGATTCTGCCGATTTGCTTCAGGACTTTGATTTCGATGTTGAATTTGATACCGACTCGGATGATGAGTTAAACTGGAATGTTTCGACAGGTCAGGCTCGCGTTTTCCGGCAGCGCACCGACTCAACTCAAAAACCTGTTAAAATCATTCGCGAATTTGCTCCCGATAACGACGAAGTCAGAATTGAGATTCATATCGACAATGATTCCGACAGCCGAAGAGTGCAGTCGTACACGTATAATCTGAGTACTTCAACAACCGGAAAAAACCATGTGGTAATTGCAGGCGACAGTCCTGACCCGGGTAGTATTGTATTTGTAAAAAGTGATACGATAATCAGAAGTGCCGACTCGCTGTATACCATTAGTACGGTAAGAATCGATTCGTTGCTTACTGATTTGGATACTTTTAAAATTCTGGCGCCCGATATCTCGAAACGGGTGAAACTAAAGGCCACCAGCCTAAAACGAATGGCAAATAAAGTAGTAACCGAAGTTGCCTCATGGGATATACGCCAACTGGATGAAAAACTGATTTACGACGTGCTTAAAAAGGAGCTTGATGAAAATAATATTCCACTCGATTTTGAATATGGAATTTTCCGTGGCGACGAACTGAGTTTTCCCAAGCCGGTAACTGATTCGCTGGAAGTGGCGAACACCGCTTTTCAAGCGCAACTTTATCCCAACGATATTTTCCAAAAAGACATAAAACTTGCCGTTGTATTTCCGGGTCGCGACAGTTTTATTTATCGTTCGCTCAATTGGTTACTGATTGCTTCATTCTTTTTCTCGGTATTTATTTTGGTGACTTTTGCGCTTAGCATTTTTTATATTATTCGCCAGAAGAAAATATCTGAGATGAAGTCGGACTTTATCAATAACATGACACATGAGTTTAAAACGCCCATCGCAACTATTTCGGTAGCGACGGATTCGATTACTAATCAAAAAGTGCTGGGCGATCCGGAGCGGATAAAATATTTTGCGGGCATGATCAAGAAAGAAAATACCCGCATGAACCGTCAGGTGGAGGACATTCTTACAATTGCACGATTGGATAAAAAGGATTTTGAATTTCATTGGGAAACTATCGATGTGCATGATCTTATCAGCGACGCCGTTCAGGGAATTAGATTGCAGGTTGAAAAGCGCGGCGGAACAATTGAGCTGGATTTAAAAGCCATTAATTCAATGGTGACTACCGACCGGATTCATTGTACAAATGTGGTTTATAACCTGATTGACAATGCCAATAAATATTCCGGCGATACACCCGAGATTATTGTGTCAACTGTCAATCAGCAAAAAGGAGTTGTGGTTTCGGTAACCGACAAAGGAATTGGAATGAGTAAGGCGGTGCAGGCAAAAATATTTGAACGCTTTTACCGGCAAACCAGTGGCAATATTCACAACGTGAAAGGTTTTGGATTGGGTTTGAGTTACGTAAAAGCAGTACTGGAGGCCAACCGCGGAAACATTTCGGTGAGCAGCGAACCCGGCAAGGGAAGTAAATTTGATGTATTTTTACCTTTTGTAAGAGAGTAG